The Streptomyces achromogenes DNA segment CCCTGTCCGAGGCGGCGGTCGTCTTCGCGGTCAGGGCGTCCGTCCGGCATGTGGACACGCCGTACGACCGGCTGCTGATGAGCGGCGTGCCACGGTACGAGGCGCGCCGCCTGATCGCGGCGGACGTGGAGACCCTGATCCGCACATGGGGTGAGGACCGGGACGCCCGGACGGCCCGGGACGGAACCGCGGCATAGAAGCGGGGTACGTACGGCGCGGGCCCGGACGGCCGCGCATGTCCTCGCGCGTCTCGACGATGGTCAAACGATCTTGACCGGGATTTCACTTGAGGTGAGAGACGGCACCGGGCAGGATCACGCTCGACGGGTGGGAGTTGACGTTGTCATGATCGAGGGACCGTATGTGGTGCTCGCGGTGCTGGGCGCACTGACGACGGGACTGATGGCCGGGGTCTTCTGCGCCTTCTCCGTCCTGGTGATGCGGGGGCTCGCCGCACTGCCGCCCGCGCAGGGCGTCACCGCCATGAACGCGATCAACGCCTCGGCCATGACACCGGTGTTCGTGGTCCTGTTCCTCGGCTCCGCGGCGCTGTGCGCGGTGATCACCGTGGTGACGTTCGTGTTGTGGCCGGACCACGGGACCGCACGCCTGCTGGTGGGCAGCGCGCTGTACCTGTGCGGCGCGTTCGGGGTGACCGTCGTGGCGAACGTGCCGCGCAACGAGACGCTGATGCGGAAGGAGCCGGGCACGCCGGAGGCCGTCGCGTACTGGCCCGTCTACCTGCGGGAGTGGACGCGGTGGAACCATGTGCGCACGCTGGCGTCCGCGGCCTCGGCGGCCGTGTACCTCCTCGCCCTGATCTGACCGAAGCACCCCCGTCACTCCCCTCTGCACGGGGGGCCGACAGAACGTATCGTGGCCGAAAGAGTGCCGCCCGACGACGCTCGGCCTGTCGTACGCGTACACAAGGGGCACGCCCATGGCCGATCCCAAGGGATTCATGACCACACCGCGCCGGGACTGGCCCCGTCGGCCGGTCGAGGAACGGGTCGCGGACTGGGACGAGGTGTACGTCCCCGGAGCGCTGCTGCCCCTCATCACCAAGCAGGCCGACCGGTGCATGGACTGCGGCGTGCCGTTCTGCCACGACGCCTGCCCGCTCGGCAATCTGATCCCGGACTTCAACGATCTGGTGTCCCGGGAGGACTGGCGGGCGGCCGCCGAGCGGCTGCACGCGACGAACAACTTCCCCGAGTTCACCGGCCGGTTGTGTCCCGCGCCGTGCGAGGCCGGTTGCGTCCTGGCCATCAACCAGCCCGCCGTCACCATCAAGAACGTCGAGGCGGCCATCGCCGACCGGGCCTGGGCCGACGGTCTGACGCCGCCGCGGCCGCCGGACCGGCTGTCGGGGAAGACGGTGGCCGTGATCGGCTCCGGGCCCACCGGACTGGCCGCCGCGCAGCAGCTGACCCGGGCCGGGCACACGGTCGCCGTCTACGAGAAGGACGACCGCGTCGGCGGGCTGATGCGGTACGGCATTCCCGCGTTCAAGATGGAGAAGCGTCATCTCGAACGACGGATCGAGCAGATGCGGGCCGAAGGCACGAAGTTCCGTACCTCGACCACCGTCGGGCGGGACGTCATGGCCGCGGATCTACGGACCCGCTACGACGCCGTGGTGATCGCCACCGGAGCGACCGAGTGGCGCGAACTGCACGTCCCGGGGCGGGAGTTGACCGGCATACACCAGGCGATGGAGTATCTGCCGCTGGCCAACCGGGTGTGCGAGGGGGATCTGGAGAGGTCTCCGATGTCCGCCTCGGGGAAGCACGTCGTCATCGTCGGCGGCGGCGACACGGGCGCCGACTGCCTGGGCACGGCGGTGCGCGAGGGCGCCGCGTCCGTGACCCAGCTGGACATCTACGCACAGCCCGGCGCGGAACGCGACGAGGACGCCGACCCCTGGCCGACGTATCCGAAGATCTACCGGCTCTCGGCGGCGCACGAGGAGGCGCGCGATCTGGAGTCCGCGCCGGTCGCGGACGCGGACGCCCGGCTGTTCGCCGCGTCCACGCTCCGCTTCACCGGCGACGGGACCGGTCACGTGCGGTCCCTGCACCTGACCGAGGTGGACGCGCGACGCAGGCCGGTGGCGGGCACGGCCCGCGCCCTCCGCGCCGATCTGGTGCTGCTCGCCCTCGGCTTCTCGGGGCCCGACCTGGAGGACGGGCTCGTCGAGCAGCTCGGGCTGGCCCTGGAGCCGCGCGGGACGATCGCGCGGGACGCCGGTTTCGCGACGAACATCCCCGGCGTCTTCGCCGCGGGGGACGCGGCCCGCGGCCAGTCGCTGATCGTGTGGGCCATCGCCGAGGGGCGGGCGGTGGCGGCGGCCGTGGACCGTCGTCTGACGGGGAGTTCCCGGCTGCCGGCGCCGATCGGACCGTACGACCGGCCGATGAGCGTCTAGACGGTTCCCCTGTGGTGATCGTGCGGAGGGGACGACGACTGGGCCGGTGCGCACGCGTCGAAGCGGGCCCGGCCCCGGCGTAGACGTCGTCCGGTCCCCTGGGTGAGAAAAGACCGCCGGTAGGGTGCATCCCCATGGCGGATTCATGGGTCGATTCCGCGCGGCGGATCGGCGCGGACCTGCATCTGGAGCTGTCCGGGCCGGGCGGGCGGCGCGCCGCGCTCATCCGGGCGCTGCGCGAGGCCGTGCGCACCGGACGGCTCGCTCCGGGAGCCCGGCTGCCGCCCTACCGTTCCCTCGCCGCCGACCTCGGCGTCGCCCGCAACACGGTGGCCGACGCGTACGCGGAGCTGGTCGCGGAGGGCTGGCTGACCGCCCGGCAGGGCTCCGGCACGCGGGTGGCCGAACGGGCCGAGCCGCTGCGCCGGTCCGAACGCGCGGCCGTCGGGGCGCCCGCACGCGCGCGTGGCCCCCGGCACGATCTGCGGCAGGGCGTCCCGGACGCTTCGTCGTTCCCGCGTGCGGCCTGGCTGGCCTCCTACCGGCGCGCCCTCCAGCAGGCCCCCGCCGAGGCGTTCGGGCCCGGCGACCCCGCCGGACGCCGGGAGCTGAGGGAGGCCCTGGCCGAGTACCTGGCACGCGCGCGTGGCGTGCGCACCGTGCCCGAGCGCCTCGTGATCTGCTCGGGCTTCGCTCACGCACTGCGTCTGCTGTTCGCTCCCGGCAGCGGGGTGCTGCGCGGTCCGCTGGCCGTGGAGGCCTACGGGCTGGGCTTCCACCGGGAGCTGCTGGCGACGGCGGGCGTGCGGACGACGCCCCTGCCCCTGGACGAGGACGGGGCGTGCGTCGGACAACTGGGGCGCGAGCGGGCGGTGCTGCTCACGCCGGCGCACCAGTTCCCGACCGGCGGCCCGCTGCACGCGAACCGCCGGGCGGCAGTGATCGACTGGGCACGCGCGCGTGGCGGCGTCGTCCTGGAGGACGACTACGACGGGGAGTTCCGCTACGACCGCAAGCCGGTCGGTGCGCTCCAGGGACTCGATCCCGAGCGGGTGATCTACCTCGGCTCGGTCAGCAAGAGCCTGTCGCCCGCGTTGCGCCTCGGATGGATGGCGCTGCCCGGGCGGTACGTGGACGGGGTCCTCGCGGCCAAGGGCGAGCGGGAGGCGTGGGCGAGCGTTCCGGACCAGCTCGGCCTTGCCGACCTCATCACGTCCGGGTCGTACGACCGTCACGTACGGCGTATGCGGCAGCGGTACCGCGGTCGCCGGGACCGGCTGGTCGAGGCGCTCGCCGCGCAGGCGCCGCACGTCGAGGTCACCGGGATGGCGGCCGGTCTCCACGCGGTGCTGCGGCTGCCGCCGGGCACCGAGCGGTCGGCGCTGGAGGCTGCCGCACGTGAGGGCGTCGCGCTGGACGGCCTGGCCGCCTTCCGCCATCCGGCCACGGAC contains these protein-coding regions:
- a CDS encoding anthrone oxygenase family protein; the protein is MIEGPYVVLAVLGALTTGLMAGVFCAFSVLVMRGLAALPPAQGVTAMNAINASAMTPVFVVLFLGSAALCAVITVVTFVLWPDHGTARLLVGSALYLCGAFGVTVVANVPRNETLMRKEPGTPEAVAYWPVYLREWTRWNHVRTLASAASAAVYLLALI
- a CDS encoding glutamate synthase subunit beta, which produces MADPKGFMTTPRRDWPRRPVEERVADWDEVYVPGALLPLITKQADRCMDCGVPFCHDACPLGNLIPDFNDLVSREDWRAAAERLHATNNFPEFTGRLCPAPCEAGCVLAINQPAVTIKNVEAAIADRAWADGLTPPRPPDRLSGKTVAVIGSGPTGLAAAQQLTRAGHTVAVYEKDDRVGGLMRYGIPAFKMEKRHLERRIEQMRAEGTKFRTSTTVGRDVMAADLRTRYDAVVIATGATEWRELHVPGRELTGIHQAMEYLPLANRVCEGDLERSPMSASGKHVVIVGGGDTGADCLGTAVREGAASVTQLDIYAQPGAERDEDADPWPTYPKIYRLSAAHEEARDLESAPVADADARLFAASTLRFTGDGTGHVRSLHLTEVDARRRPVAGTARALRADLVLLALGFSGPDLEDGLVEQLGLALEPRGTIARDAGFATNIPGVFAAGDAARGQSLIVWAIAEGRAVAAAVDRRLTGSSRLPAPIGPYDRPMSV
- the pdxR gene encoding MocR-like pyridoxine biosynthesis transcription factor PdxR, with translation MADSWVDSARRIGADLHLELSGPGGRRAALIRALREAVRTGRLAPGARLPPYRSLAADLGVARNTVADAYAELVAEGWLTARQGSGTRVAERAEPLRRSERAAVGAPARARGPRHDLRQGVPDASSFPRAAWLASYRRALQQAPAEAFGPGDPAGRRELREALAEYLARARGVRTVPERLVICSGFAHALRLLFAPGSGVLRGPLAVEAYGLGFHRELLATAGVRTTPLPLDEDGACVGQLGRERAVLLTPAHQFPTGGPLHANRRAAVIDWARARGGVVLEDDYDGEFRYDRKPVGALQGLDPERVIYLGSVSKSLSPALRLGWMALPGRYVDGVLAAKGEREAWASVPDQLGLADLITSGSYDRHVRRMRQRYRGRRDRLVEALAAQAPHVEVTGMAAGLHAVLRLPPGTERSALEAAAREGVALDGLAAFRHPATDMAVRDGLVVGYATPPDHAYGAALDALCQGLPPYPRRHPADG